A region from the Lentimonas sp. CC4 genome encodes:
- a CDS encoding PepSY-associated TM helix domain-containing protein, with amino-acid sequence MKTAFYKSHRWFARILALPVILWALSGILHPFMANWSKPEIAHRFLRPQPIPAAVLKVDIEDVLKRHAIDRVDNLHMKQIDGQWYYQIVHSDGTNDYYSIRTGEAAPEAEDALVQQLALGYTGYSAEQITEIERITEFRTSYRFINRLLPAYRVRFDTDNSFEVYVDPVTGKLATYSNATTRIQKALFAHLHTWYFLGNESSPLRVTLVCIFIALALWVGASGVYIWAFLPSTFRNGSKRKMRKDRYFHRLIGIVTALFYIMTALSGLTHVLKKYTFDWGFMEAHHPVVETTEFQHSLTDSIAQIKQPVHDVALARIDGKAYYRLSLMSRETPDRSIYANCDDGTILEDGDARYASELAIHFSESPAAKATQTKLTTSFTNQYGFIYKRLPVQVVKLTNSPYLSIAVDTPYAHLSKRTKPSDIAEALIFINLHKFHFVDPISKEVRDWLTVIVCVLILLTSALGVSLWLRKRKK; translated from the coding sequence ATGAAAACAGCTTTCTACAAATCACACCGCTGGTTCGCACGCATCCTAGCGCTACCAGTCATCCTATGGGCGCTCAGCGGCATCCTGCACCCGTTCATGGCCAACTGGTCCAAACCGGAAATCGCCCATCGCTTCTTACGCCCGCAACCGATCCCTGCTGCGGTATTAAAAGTCGACATCGAGGACGTGCTCAAGCGGCACGCCATCGACCGCGTCGACAACCTGCACATGAAGCAAATCGACGGGCAGTGGTATTATCAGATCGTCCACAGCGACGGCACGAATGACTACTACTCGATACGCACCGGCGAGGCCGCACCCGAGGCAGAAGACGCACTCGTGCAACAACTCGCACTCGGCTACACGGGTTACAGCGCCGAACAGATAACAGAGATCGAACGCATCACCGAGTTCCGCACCAGCTACCGCTTCATCAACCGACTGCTACCCGCCTACCGCGTGCGCTTCGATACCGACAACTCATTCGAAGTCTACGTCGACCCAGTTACAGGTAAGCTAGCCACCTACTCCAACGCCACCACACGCATACAGAAAGCACTCTTCGCACATCTGCACACCTGGTATTTCCTCGGCAACGAATCCAGTCCGCTACGCGTCACACTCGTCTGTATCTTCATCGCCCTCGCACTTTGGGTTGGCGCCAGCGGCGTATATATCTGGGCGTTTCTACCGTCCACCTTTCGCAATGGCTCAAAACGAAAGATGCGTAAGGATCGGTATTTCCATAGACTGATCGGCATCGTTACTGCGCTTTTTTATATCATGACTGCGCTGTCTGGACTCACGCACGTGCTCAAGAAATACACCTTCGATTGGGGCTTCATGGAAGCGCATCACCCAGTCGTTGAAACCACCGAGTTCCAGCACTCCCTGACTGACAGTATCGCACAGATCAAACAACCCGTGCATGATGTCGCGCTAGCGCGTATTGACGGCAAAGCCTATTACCGCCTCAGCTTGATGAGCCGCGAAACACCCGACCGGTCGATTTATGCTAACTGCGATGACGGCACCATCCTTGAAGACGGCGATGCACGCTATGCGTCTGAACTCGCGATCCATTTCAGCGAAAGCCCTGCCGCTAAAGCCACACAGACCAAACTCACTACAAGCTTCACCAACCAATACGGCTTCATCTATAAGCGATTACCCGTGCAGGTCGTGAAACTCACAAACAGTCCCTACCTGAGTATCGCCGTCGATACGCCTTACGCACACTTAAGTAAGCGCACCAAACCAAGCGACATCGCGGAAGCCTTGATCTTCATCAATCTACACAAGTTTCATTTCGTCGATCCGATCAGCAAGGAAGTGCGCGACTGGCTCACCGTCATTGTATGTGTGCTGATACTACTGACCAGTGCGCTCGGCGTCTCACTATGGTTGCGTAAACGTAAGAAGTGA
- a CDS encoding sigma-70 family RNA polymerase sigma factor, producing MPPGSAPPKVKIAPPETWVDRYGDYLYGYAMSRLHDPEIAADCVQDTFMAGIKALDQFDGSRDIKFWLRGIMSHKIVDEIRKSVKEKRVNIDTEDEALLESFWFKYSGTATANPAPWQFSPRKHYDNTEFWEVFDTCIREVKNPERDAFILRILEDQTTDKVCRVMNISPNYLWVLLHRARLQLKVALEAKWTGKDVK from the coding sequence ATGCCCCCCGGATCTGCCCCCCCGAAAGTCAAAATTGCGCCGCCAGAAACGTGGGTGGATCGCTATGGAGATTATTTATATGGCTACGCGATGTCTCGGCTACATGATCCCGAAATCGCGGCGGACTGCGTGCAAGACACCTTTATGGCAGGCATCAAAGCCCTGGATCAATTTGATGGCAGTCGAGATATCAAGTTCTGGTTACGCGGGATCATGAGCCATAAAATCGTCGATGAAATTCGAAAGTCCGTAAAAGAAAAGCGGGTCAACATCGACACTGAAGACGAGGCGCTACTCGAAAGCTTCTGGTTTAAATATAGCGGCACCGCCACCGCCAACCCTGCCCCATGGCAATTCAGTCCTCGCAAACACTACGACAACACCGAGTTCTGGGAAGTATTTGATACATGCATTCGTGAAGTGAAGAACCCCGAGCGCGACGCATTTATTCTCCGTATATTAGAAGACCAAACCACAGATAAGGTCTGCCGAGTGATGAATATTTCACCGAATTATTTGTGGGTGCTGTTGCACCGAGCGCGCTTACAACTTAAAGTAGCCCTCGAAGCTAAGTGGACAGGCAAAGACGTAAAATAA
- a CDS encoding P-II family nitrogen regulator: protein MKLVKAIIKPFKLEEVKEALADIGIEGMTVTEVKGFGRQKGHTEIYRGSEYTVDFLPKVMVEIVVDDADTDKSVEAIVAAAKTGKIGDGKVFVIPVESAIRIRTDESGPEAL from the coding sequence ATGAAATTGGTCAAAGCAATCATCAAGCCCTTCAAGCTAGAAGAGGTCAAAGAAGCACTCGCAGATATCGGCATCGAAGGTATGACCGTAACTGAGGTAAAAGGATTCGGTCGCCAGAAAGGTCACACTGAAATCTACCGCGGTAGTGAATATACAGTCGACTTCCTTCCGAAGGTTATGGTCGAGATCGTCGTCGACGATGCAGACACTGATAAGTCAGTGGAAGCTATCGTGGCAGCTGCTAAAACTGGCAAGATCGGAGACGGTAAAGTCTTCGTGATCCCAGTCGAAAGCGCGATCCGTATCCGCACCGACGAGTCGGGCCCTGAGGCTCTCTAG
- a CDS encoding P-II family nitrogen regulator yields MKLIKAIIKPFKLEDVKEALSEVGIDGMTVSEVKGFGRQKGHTEIYRGSEYTVDFLPKTMIEAVVGDDIADKAVQAIVDSAKTGKIGDGKVFVIPVESAVRIRTDEEGAEAL; encoded by the coding sequence ATGAAACTCATCAAAGCAATTATCAAACCCTTCAAGCTTGAAGACGTGAAGGAAGCTCTCTCTGAAGTCGGTATCGATGGTATGACAGTTTCCGAAGTTAAAGGTTTCGGCCGTCAAAAAGGCCATACCGAGATTTACCGTGGCAGTGAATACACGGTTGATTTCTTGCCGAAGACGATGATCGAAGCCGTGGTCGGCGACGATATCGCAGACAAGGCTGTGCAAGCGATCGTGGATTCTGCCAAGACTGGCAAGATTGGCGATGGTAAGGTTTTCGTCATCCCAGTGGAAAGCGCTGTGCGCATTCGCACGGATGAAGAGGGAGCAGAAGCGCTGTAG
- a CDS encoding RES family NAD+ phosphorylase, producing the protein MHFALGLRQTREFGDHWLKTADSPVLQVPSSIVPIENNFLINPHHPEFKNYTISAPQPFRIDQRLT; encoded by the coding sequence ATGCACTTCGCTTTGGGATTACGTCAAACGCGTGAGTTCGGCGATCACTGGCTCAAAACCGCTGACTCTCCCGTGCTACAAGTCCCGAGCAGCATCGTGCCGATCGAAAATAATTTCTTAATCAATCCGCACCATCCGGAATTTAAGAACTACACCATCAGCGCACCACAGCCGTTTCGAATCGATCAGCGTTTAACCTAG
- a CDS encoding ammonium transporter, whose translation MKKILYLITALMLVGISGMLNAQEPTIALEEVAVESIEVASLASASAGNTAWMLTATVLVLFMTLPGLALFYGGLVRAQNVLSVLMHCFAIACLASVLWVLVLYSIAFSDGCGWAGGLSKLGLQGIGLDSLTGDIPETVFVMFQMTFAIITPGLIVGAFVERMKFSAILLFTGLWLVLVYAPVTHWVWAEGGWLFERNTIDLAGGIVVHATAGISALLLAYFVGPRDGFPKRLHVPHSPGMVMIGASMLWVGWFGFNAGSQLAANESAGMTMLVTHISAAVASLTWMTIEWKKTGKPGLVGIVTGMVAGLATITPASGQVGPLGAIILGFLAGVVCYFMCGIVKEKLKIDDTLDVFAVHGVGGIMGTVLVAIFGTATFGGFGTFNMGEQLMTQLIALAVVIGWSAIATVIIVFVCKKTTGLRVDEEVEFTGLDQAEHGETAYHFE comes from the coding sequence ATGAAAAAAATACTATATTTGATTACGGCCCTGATGCTCGTTGGCATTTCGGGCATGCTCAATGCGCAGGAGCCCACGATCGCACTTGAAGAAGTGGCGGTTGAGTCCATCGAAGTTGCGAGTCTTGCGAGTGCAAGTGCTGGAAATACGGCGTGGATGCTGACTGCGACAGTGCTGGTTTTGTTTATGACACTACCGGGCCTGGCGCTGTTCTACGGCGGACTCGTGCGTGCGCAAAACGTCTTGTCAGTGTTGATGCATTGCTTCGCGATCGCGTGTTTGGCGTCAGTGTTATGGGTGTTAGTGCTCTATAGTATCGCATTCTCGGATGGTTGCGGCTGGGCTGGTGGCCTTTCTAAGCTGGGTCTTCAGGGCATCGGCCTAGATAGCCTCACTGGGGATATTCCTGAGACAGTCTTTGTTATGTTTCAGATGACGTTTGCGATCATTACTCCTGGTTTGATCGTAGGTGCATTTGTAGAGCGTATGAAGTTTAGCGCTATTTTACTATTTACTGGTCTTTGGCTGGTGTTGGTCTACGCGCCGGTGACACACTGGGTGTGGGCTGAAGGCGGTTGGCTCTTCGAGCGCAATACGATCGACCTCGCGGGAGGGATCGTGGTGCACGCGACTGCAGGTATTTCTGCATTGCTGTTGGCTTACTTTGTTGGGCCTCGCGATGGCTTTCCGAAGAGGTTACATGTGCCGCATAGCCCTGGCATGGTGATGATCGGTGCGTCGATGCTATGGGTTGGTTGGTTTGGCTTCAATGCCGGTAGTCAACTCGCAGCGAATGAGTCTGCTGGTATGACAATGCTGGTGACGCATATCTCAGCGGCTGTCGCGAGTTTGACATGGATGACGATCGAATGGAAAAAGACGGGTAAGCCTGGTCTGGTCGGTATTGTGACTGGTATGGTCGCAGGTCTTGCCACGATTACACCTGCGTCTGGTCAAGTCGGTCCGCTCGGTGCGATCATACTCGGTTTTCTTGCTGGGGTGGTTTGTTACTTCATGTGTGGTATCGTTAAAGAGAAGCTTAAGATTGACGACACGCTTGACGTGTTTGCGGTGCACGGCGTCGGAGGCATCATGGGCACAGTGCTCGTTGCCATTTTTGGAACTGCGACCTTTGGAGGGTTCGGCACGTTTAATATGGGCGAGCAATTAATGACACAACTGATTGCACTTGCTGTAGTGATTGGCTGGTCAGCCATCGCGACCGTCATTATCGTATTTGTTTGTAAAAAGACTACGGGGCTACGTGTGGATGAAGAAGTTGAGTTCACTGGCCTCGACCAAGCAGAGCATGGCGAGACTGCGTATCACTTCGAATAG
- a CDS encoding FmdB family transcriptional regulator, with protein MPTYVYQEILPDGSDGEAFEYIQSMSEDALKTHPKTGNPVRKVFHAPNVSSKYTEGSTKKKLSDENVEKHGFTRYEKDKVTGRYNKTAGKDKRAPDVVDANQLRKMQQKGIL; from the coding sequence ATGCCCACTTACGTTTATCAAGAAATCCTTCCCGACGGCAGCGACGGCGAAGCCTTTGAATACATTCAAAGTATGTCCGAAGACGCGCTCAAAACACACCCCAAAACAGGTAACCCGGTGCGTAAGGTCTTTCACGCCCCGAATGTTTCAAGTAAATACACCGAAGGAAGCACCAAGAAGAAATTAAGCGACGAGAACGTCGAAAAGCACGGCTTCACTCGCTACGAGAAAGACAAAGTCACTGGCCGCTACAACAAGACCGCCGGTAAAGACAAACGCGCCCCTGACGTCGTCGACGCCAACCAGCTGCGAAAGATGCAGCAAAAAGGCATCCTTTAA
- a CDS encoding acyl-CoA carboxylase subunit beta: protein MSFKKFILDLRNRKKAAEKGGGTKAQAKQKAMGKLSARERIVAILDDDSFREYDMFVEHVARDFDMEKKKLQGDGVIIGTGTIDGAPVCIYAQDFTVAGGSLGLMHSRKICKIMDHALKIRVPIIGINDSGGARIQEGVNSLAGYGEIFYRNTMASGVIPQISVILGPCAGGAVYSPALTDFVFVVENISKMFITGPSVIKTVLGEDYTMEEIGGAKVHAQTTGNAHFYANNELECFEQIKKLVSLLPRNNQKGSPNIAPHEPKRSKDIEEIVPSNPKLPYDIRDVISAVVDSSDFFEVMEHFAPNIVIGFGRMKGETVGIVANQPKVLAGVLDCDSSDKAARFIRYCDSFGIPLLVFEDMPGYLPGIDQEHMGVIRHGAKVLYAFSEASVPKITVIIRKAYGGGYIAMNSRHMRADFVFAWPTAEIAVMGPEGAANIVFRREIEEAADPEAMRAEKIAEYREKFANPYVAASKGYVDEVIEPTETRDRLIHALEVSRDKQVYWPEKKHGVPPF, encoded by the coding sequence ATGTCATTCAAGAAATTTATACTAGATCTGCGCAATCGTAAGAAGGCCGCCGAAAAAGGAGGTGGCACCAAAGCCCAAGCAAAACAGAAGGCCATGGGTAAACTCTCCGCTCGGGAGCGTATTGTTGCGATTCTCGACGACGATTCCTTTCGTGAATACGACATGTTTGTGGAGCACGTGGCACGCGATTTCGACATGGAGAAGAAGAAGCTCCAAGGGGACGGCGTGATTATTGGAACTGGAACGATCGACGGAGCGCCCGTTTGTATCTACGCACAAGACTTTACTGTTGCTGGGGGATCGCTCGGCTTGATGCACTCGCGTAAGATTTGTAAAATCATGGATCACGCGCTTAAGATCCGCGTGCCGATCATTGGGATCAATGACTCTGGCGGTGCACGTATCCAAGAAGGCGTAAACTCTCTAGCTGGTTATGGAGAGATCTTCTACCGCAATACCATGGCATCCGGCGTCATCCCGCAAATATCCGTGATCCTCGGGCCTTGCGCCGGCGGTGCGGTGTATTCGCCAGCGCTTACTGATTTCGTATTCGTGGTCGAAAACATCTCCAAGATGTTCATCACTGGGCCAAGCGTGATCAAAACCGTGTTGGGCGAAGATTACACGATGGAAGAGATTGGCGGAGCAAAAGTGCACGCACAAACCACAGGGAATGCCCACTTCTATGCGAATAACGAGCTAGAATGCTTTGAACAGATAAAGAAACTAGTCTCTCTGCTTCCTCGTAACAACCAGAAGGGATCGCCCAATATCGCACCGCACGAGCCCAAGCGCTCGAAGGACATTGAAGAGATCGTGCCCAGCAACCCGAAGCTGCCTTATGACATCCGCGATGTCATCAGTGCGGTCGTCGACAGCTCCGATTTCTTCGAAGTCATGGAACACTTTGCACCTAACATCGTAATCGGCTTTGGTCGCATGAAAGGTGAAACCGTAGGAATCGTAGCGAATCAACCCAAAGTGCTCGCAGGGGTGCTCGATTGTGACAGCTCCGACAAAGCAGCCCGTTTCATTCGCTACTGTGATAGCTTCGGCATTCCACTCCTTGTGTTCGAAGATATGCCAGGCTACTTACCCGGCATTGACCAAGAGCATATGGGCGTCATTCGCCATGGGGCCAAGGTGCTTTACGCATTCTCCGAAGCCTCTGTGCCAAAGATTACCGTCATCATCCGCAAGGCGTATGGTGGTGGTTACATCGCGATGAATTCACGCCACATGCGTGCCGACTTCGTCTTCGCATGGCCAACGGCAGAAATCGCAGTCATGGGGCCAGAAGGCGCCGCTAACATTGTGTTCCGTCGCGAAATTGAAGAAGCAGCCGACCCAGAAGCGATGCGTGCGGAAAAAATCGCTGAATATCGCGAAAAATTTGCGAATCCCTATGTCGCGGCTTCTAAGGGCTATGTCGATGAAGTCATTGAACCCACGGAAACGCGCGACCGCTTGATCCATGCACTTGAGGTCTCACGCGACAAGCAGGTGTATTGGCCAGAGAAGAAGCACGGCGTGCCACCGTTTTAA
- a CDS encoding biotin/lipoyl-containing protein: protein MIDKPDEYGKLRTIEGVYDTIITEKWKASRAWRPPNPNHLLAAIPGTVLQIIAKEGQKLKKGDPLLTLEAMKMENCILMPFDGTIISIQAEEGKLVKNKQLLVEIDPAL from the coding sequence ATGATCGATAAACCTGACGAATACGGCAAACTGCGCACCATCGAAGGTGTTTACGACACGATTATCACTGAAAAGTGGAAAGCGAGCCGCGCATGGCGTCCACCCAATCCCAATCACCTACTCGCGGCCATCCCAGGCACAGTGCTTCAGATTATTGCCAAAGAAGGCCAAAAACTCAAGAAAGGCGACCCACTGCTCACGCTCGAGGCGATGAAGATGGAGAATTGCATCCTGATGCCATTTGATGGCACCATCATTTCTATCCAGGCCGAAGAAGGTAAGTTGGTTAAAAACAAGCAATTGCTCGTCGAGATCGACCCCGCGTTGTAG
- a CDS encoding adenosine deaminase family protein, with the protein MHPPITPKTAGFIHRLPKTETHLHIEGALPYQLLQTLDPEQFKEPQACWAQDFKWKCFEDFEHHLIEHAMQWFTTPERYHEAAKVIFEGQLARNVRYVETSFHAGMIQFIDIPGPEILAAIRSAAPAGMEVRVFMGMARNSYNDVLAPVLEECVHWDGLAGIDLHGVEYLPLEDWTPKLWAKAQDAGLEIKAHAGEFGPAANVREAIEVLGVRRIQHGVRAIEDPSVVDLAIETGTTFDVCPISNVKLNVVKGLEEHPIRQLVDRGLRCTISTDDPFSFGNNVEDEYAALSAGLQFSHAELAQLAKNGFEVALVDDATRAKWIAEVDAVAE; encoded by the coding sequence GTGCATCCTCCAATTACTCCTAAAACTGCTGGTTTCATTCACCGTCTGCCAAAGACAGAGACGCATCTACACATTGAAGGTGCGTTGCCGTATCAGCTATTACAGACTTTAGACCCTGAGCAATTCAAAGAGCCACAAGCTTGCTGGGCACAGGATTTTAAGTGGAAGTGTTTTGAGGATTTTGAGCACCATCTGATCGAGCATGCGATGCAGTGGTTTACCACGCCGGAGCGTTATCACGAGGCGGCGAAGGTCATCTTCGAAGGCCAACTTGCGCGGAATGTGCGCTATGTCGAGACGTCGTTTCACGCCGGGATGATTCAATTCATTGATATTCCTGGGCCAGAAATTCTGGCAGCGATTCGTAGTGCCGCGCCTGCGGGGATGGAAGTTCGGGTCTTCATGGGAATGGCGCGTAATTCGTATAATGATGTGCTGGCTCCCGTATTAGAGGAGTGCGTGCATTGGGATGGCCTTGCGGGCATTGACCTGCATGGCGTTGAGTATTTGCCGTTAGAAGATTGGACGCCGAAATTATGGGCGAAGGCTCAGGACGCAGGCTTGGAGATTAAAGCACATGCTGGTGAGTTTGGGCCAGCGGCGAATGTGCGTGAAGCGATTGAAGTGCTAGGCGTGCGTCGTATCCAGCATGGCGTGCGTGCGATCGAAGATCCCTCAGTGGTGGATCTGGCGATCGAGACAGGCACGACCTTTGACGTATGTCCGATTAGTAATGTGAAGCTCAACGTGGTGAAAGGGCTCGAGGAGCATCCGATCCGTCAGTTGGTCGATCGTGGCTTGCGTTGCACCATTAGCACGGATGATCCATTCTCATTTGGCAACAATGTCGAAGACGAATATGCGGCACTGAGTGCGGGCTTACAGTTTAGCCATGCCGAACTCGCGCAGCTCGCGAAGAACGGATTTGAGGTCGCGTTGGTCGATGATGCTACGCGTGCAAAGTGGATCGCAGAGGTGGATGCAGTTGCAGAGTGA
- a CDS encoding ammonium transporter, with product MAEPLIEAAASIDSGDTAWMIVATALVLFMTLPGLALFYGGLVRSKNVLSILVQCFAMAGVMTLLWIIYGYSLAFSDGGAWQTYLGGFDYLFLKHMTVDSVSGTIPESVFVTFQMTFAIITPALIVGAFAERIKFSAVLLFSILWFTFSYLPICHMAWGGEGALFHHWGVMDFAGGTVVHINAGVAGLVTCIMLGKRRGYPGPQMRPHNLPFTVMGAGMLWVGWFGFNAGSELAADGTAGMAMLVTQVSTAAGATVWMLIEMVKHGKASALGVATGAVAGLVAITPACGVTGPLGAILLGAVSAVTCFIMATKLKQKFGFDDSLDVFCVHGVGGIVGAVLTGLTAAEFMGGVGLDGVSVGSQMWAQTLSVFVTLAWSGVVSVVAFFVVDKLVGGARVSDESETTGLDLSEHDEQAYEIL from the coding sequence ATGGCTGAACCGCTAATCGAGGCTGCAGCTTCAATCGACAGCGGCGACACGGCATGGATGATTGTCGCGACTGCACTCGTGTTGTTTATGACTTTGCCGGGCTTGGCGTTGTTCTACGGCGGCCTTGTTCGTTCGAAGAATGTGCTATCGATCTTAGTGCAGTGCTTTGCGATGGCTGGCGTGATGACGTTACTGTGGATTATCTATGGTTACAGTCTCGCATTCAGTGATGGCGGTGCATGGCAGACTTACCTTGGTGGTTTTGATTATTTGTTCCTGAAGCACATGACGGTGGACTCTGTCAGTGGCACGATTCCGGAGTCGGTCTTTGTCACTTTCCAGATGACCTTTGCGATCATTACACCTGCGTTGATCGTAGGTGCGTTTGCAGAGCGTATTAAATTCAGTGCTGTGTTACTCTTTAGTATTCTTTGGTTTACGTTTTCTTACCTGCCGATCTGTCACATGGCATGGGGCGGGGAAGGTGCACTATTTCACCATTGGGGTGTAATGGATTTTGCGGGTGGCACGGTGGTGCATATTAATGCCGGTGTCGCTGGTTTGGTGACTTGTATTATGCTGGGCAAGCGCCGTGGATATCCTGGGCCGCAAATGCGTCCGCATAACTTACCTTTTACCGTGATGGGAGCTGGCATGCTATGGGTCGGCTGGTTTGGTTTCAATGCTGGTAGTGAGTTGGCTGCCGATGGCACTGCCGGTATGGCAATGTTGGTGACTCAAGTTTCAACTGCTGCGGGTGCGACAGTTTGGATGCTGATTGAAATGGTAAAGCATGGTAAGGCCTCGGCGCTCGGTGTTGCCACTGGCGCGGTTGCTGGTTTGGTTGCGATCACGCCAGCTTGTGGTGTTACCGGACCACTCGGTGCGATCTTGCTAGGTGCGGTTTCGGCAGTGACCTGCTTTATTATGGCGACTAAGCTGAAGCAGAAGTTCGGCTTTGATGATAGTCTTGATGTCTTCTGTGTGCACGGTGTCGGTGGTATCGTTGGTGCGGTGTTGACTGGTCTAACAGCTGCTGAGTTCATGGGCGGTGTCGGACTCGACGGTGTCTCTGTTGGTTCGCAGATGTGGGCGCAGACTTTGAGTGTCTTTGTGACTCTGGCCTGGAGCGGTGTGGTCTCTGTGGTTGCTTTCTTTGTTGTCGACAAGCTAGTCGGCGGTGCGCGTGTGTCTGATGAGTCTGAGACGACTGGTTTGGACCTCTCTGAACATGACGAGCAAGCCTACGAAATACTCTAA
- a CDS encoding aminopeptidase: MEPNYSKLAKVLTGFSTNLQKGERVLIDAFDIPQAMVVALVRAARELGAIPFVNLQNARISRELVNEIDPEQFETQAVWELARMQKMDAYIAVRGSDNIFEMSDVDPAKVSRVMKAMKATLDYRVNKTKWVILRWPTPAMAQQAMMSSESFEDFFFRVCTQDYSRMVEGMQALETLMANTDQVHLKGPDTDLRFSIKGIGAVACGGRHNIPDGEVFSCPVKDSVEGEITYNAPTIYQGVSFDRIHLKFEKGKIVHADGSNTERLNQILDSDAGARYIGEFAIGFNPHILEPMRDILFDEKIAGSFHFTPGQAYEEADNGNRSQVHWDMVQIQRPEYGGGEIWFDGELIRKDGLFIRDDLKKLNPEYLLAES; this comes from the coding sequence ATGGAACCGAATTATTCAAAATTGGCTAAAGTGTTGACCGGATTCTCGACGAATTTGCAAAAAGGCGAGCGCGTCTTGATCGATGCATTTGATATCCCGCAGGCGATGGTAGTCGCGTTGGTGCGCGCGGCGCGTGAACTCGGAGCAATTCCGTTTGTGAATCTGCAGAATGCGCGTATCAGCCGCGAACTGGTGAATGAAATCGACCCAGAGCAGTTTGAAACGCAGGCGGTCTGGGAGTTGGCACGAATGCAGAAGATGGATGCCTATATCGCTGTGCGCGGTTCGGATAATATTTTTGAGATGTCGGATGTCGATCCCGCGAAGGTCTCTCGCGTCATGAAGGCGATGAAGGCGACGCTCGACTACCGTGTGAACAAGACAAAGTGGGTGATCCTCCGTTGGCCGACACCTGCAATGGCGCAACAGGCGATGATGAGCTCGGAAAGCTTTGAGGATTTCTTCTTCCGCGTGTGCACGCAGGATTACTCACGCATGGTGGAGGGAATGCAGGCGCTAGAGACACTCATGGCCAATACCGACCAAGTGCATCTGAAGGGGCCGGATACAGATCTGCGCTTTTCAATTAAAGGGATTGGTGCTGTCGCTTGTGGTGGTCGCCATAATATTCCTGATGGCGAGGTGTTCTCATGCCCAGTGAAGGATTCCGTCGAAGGTGAGATTACTTACAATGCGCCGACGATTTATCAGGGTGTATCCTTTGATCGGATACATTTGAAATTTGAAAAGGGTAAGATCGTGCATGCAGACGGTTCGAATACGGAGCGCTTGAATCAGATCCTCGATTCGGATGCGGGTGCACGTTATATTGGCGAGTTTGCGATTGGCTTCAATCCGCACATTCTAGAGCCGATGCGTGACATTCTCTTTGATGAGAAAATCGCGGGCTCGTTCCACTTTACACCAGGTCAGGCCTACGAAGAGGCGGACAATGGTAATCGCTCGCAAGTGCACTGGGATATGGTGCAGATCCAACGCCCAGAGTATGGCGGTGGTGAGATTTGGTTTGATGGCGAGTTGATTCGTAAGGACGGCTTGTTCATTCGAGACGACCTCAAAAAGCTCAACCCAGAGTATCTGCTGGCTGAGAGTTGA